AACCAAATCAAAATACtaaaaagcaaaacgaatcattTGCTTATAACATTTAAACCTTCCTAATCTGCTGAGGAAATATTACCACAAAAACAAAAAGTAGCCAGATTGTTAGATTGGTTCCTCCAGTAGCGACCACAAAACTAGCGTATATAACCTTCAAACAAAATTCAAATATTAAGCTTACTCGTTTCAGAGAGACAGTCAGAACAGTAGAAGCAATAGAgacagagagaaagagagttacAATTTCAGAGAGATAATGTGGGGAGGAAACGATTTCAAACCAATCACCACGAGGAATTACATACTCATCTACTTGTCTTGAATCTCGCAGAGAACCCTGGCAAAATTATGAAACTCAGACAGACAATGAATTTCATAATGTTAAGGTAACCCAATCCTCCTCATTACTAAAATGGCATATTTGCTTTAGACTTCAATATTTTACTTTGAAGAGTCAATCCACATGGATATCCATGTTTAGAAAATGCCATATAAAATTTCCAATGCAAagtaaacaaagaaaatcaaaaactttttttttcatttctaaaAGACCAAATTCACTATCTATTGTCACTTGTTGCATTAGTATTATAATCATATAATGTCAATTATGTTAAGAGAGATGGAAAATTAGCAACTAAAAGCCATGAGAATAAAAAGAGATAGCAACTATAAGTCATGTGGTCAAACCAATTGGTATTCATTTGCTAACCAAAGATTTAGATGTCAATCGAGTAGATGATGCATACAAGAATTCGATGGCAACGGTACTGATGAATCCATCCCCATGAAAAGACAGCAAGACCGATCCAGTGCTTCCACCCAAGCTTGATGAGAGGACTCAATACTTGAAAGAATTCTAGTTCTGTTCCTTGCATCTGATTCTTGCCTTTGACAATGAACTCAGTCAATAGATTTTCTAGTAAGCCAAACGCCTCTATTGCACAATCACCACACAGCGATAATGGTGCTGCTATGTAGAAACTAGCTTCAGAAAAATAACAAATCAATCATGGGATTGCTTGAGTACAGTCAGTGATAACAAAGACCAAGTGGTGGAAATGGCACAATCAAAATGACCCTTGTTTCATCACTTACAGATAACTAGAAAGCTTGAAATGAATTTTAGATTTCACAACAGCAAGTAGTATCTTAAATCTATCCGGGATTAGTTCactagagagaaaaaaaaagaaaaggaattaACCAATCCCAATTGCAATCTTCTACGTCTTCCCTCTAATTGATTTTACCATACCCTCTTATTGTTTTTCTTACTTCTTGACTCCAATGCCCTAGGGCAAATCATATGCATTAAGTTTTCCAGCTCATGTGCCTCAATAACATAAAGCGGAAAACTTAATGGAAATTATACGTCTTCTATTAAAACTCTTGTTATCAGTTATGAAATCCCTCTTAATAACTTCACATATAGAGACACAAGTCTTACATGTTAATGCTTCAGACTATCCaatgaaaagaaaggaaaaatctTTTCTACTGAAGATTTTAACAATTCTATCTAACGCGAAAAAAAGGGGCTTCAGAAAAGTAACTCTGTTCATAGTCCATATAATAGAACAAGTGACAAATATAACGCAATCATGTGCTAAAAGTCCAGAATTCTTTGAAAATTAGAGCATAGTCGTTCCAATCACCTCCGCATGAATGCACTACGATGAAGCCAAAAATGTATAACAGAGAACCATAATCTATGCCTGAAGTTATACATACATGTACCGAATAGTATACACAACAGACATTTAAGTATCACAATTCATTCATGTCAGAAATCATATAAACTAAATTTACAAACTGGAAACTATGTATAATTTCACCCTAACCAACCAGCAATCAAGGATTTATCCAAAAATAATTAACAGGAAGCAAGAGACAAAACTCTAACAGAATTAAAAGCAATTTCCAACTTCAAAAAGCAATAGCAAGTGAAGCAGGTTAAAGAAGGACTAAGTAAAACTCACAACATCCCAGTCAGATAACCAAGGATATGCATACGAGCAGAAGGGCTGTAATTGAAAACATATATAGATTCATAAAGGCGCCTGAGGACTTGAACCTCCATCAACAAAAGCAGAAAAACAGCTTCCCAGGCAGCATATATCTCCCTCAATTTATCTGAACCAGTTCTAAAAGATGAACCTCCAGTCAAATAGCTGGTGATAGTAGAATAAGAAAATGACTCTGAAACATTTGGCACCATTCTGTATGCATATACCCAAGTCATGGCAAGCAGAAACGTTGTCCAAATGGAAGCCACAGCGTAGAAATGCAAGAAGAATCTCTGAGGAATGGTGAATTTCTGCAAGTAAAAGTTTCAATGAAGTAAAATGAAAAGGGGTGGTGAAAAAGTGATGAGTGTGTTACCTGGGAAGACGAGTGCATGATCTTCCCTCTTCTAGCGAACCCCAGCAAGGTTCGACGGAGCCAGTTCAGCTTGGGAGTGGGGATGGAAGCGATGATAATGGGCAATGTGGCGGCGATCCAAGCCAGCCTCAGCAATTGAACAAGAAGCACCTCcattgttgatgatgatgatggatcGTTCTGACATAAACAGCGAAAAACACAACAGTTTCTATTCTATGTTAAGAGAATGAGATACGAGGAGTGAAGCGTGGGGAATTGACAGCACATGAACTTGGGTGCGGAAAGAGGTTAGGTTAGGGATCCGGTTTCATTCTCATCTCAAAAATTATTTCCACTCCTATgtgaaaaaatgaaattagtCAAATTACCATATTGGTTATGGGTTAATGGATcacattttttataaaatttccACCTCACTCATTTATAATTAATGTGAAACTTCAACTCACGTACACTTGAATTATCATCATTCTCGCCATTAAGTACGAATCACCGCCACATTATCATGCTCCCTCATGTAAGCTATCAACGCCTGCATCGTTGTTCACTTCACCACGTCAACAAGATACCTAGTTTAGCCACATTGTAGGGAAGATTTTGTAAGAAATGTTTCATGTGATGCAttaaattaattgatttaataattaaataaatgaatGTATTAATTGTTTGGTATTTAAGTTAAGTAACATAACTCTTGAATAAAGAGATATGACTTTATATGAAATAACCTGATTCTTGAAAGAGAGTTTGTATATAGTGCTTGATGGGAGCACTATACTATTGATGAATGACTTAAAAGAGTGTCCTTATCTCTGCTCATAATAGATTGTCTCTATAATTGTCATCACAAATGATAAAGCATAGAAGGAACGGGAGGGAGATAGAAGAGTTTCTCCATTGCTGAAGAACATAGACTGAAAGACATTCTACAAGAAGATCAAATGAGATCAATCACACTTATGAATAGAGGTTAGTACCCCACAACCATTCTTATTGTGTGAAGACTATGAATTCTTAAGATTCATCTTCTACATGTTTTAGTATGATtgagtttacaaatttttgatACAATGATACGTCACCATGATCACACCAACTATcagactctgataccattttTTGGGGAGACATGAGGACTGAGGAGCCTATAAGCCAAAAAACAAGACACTAAAAGAACTTGACACCTCATACATATGCAAAATTTTAAGGCATCAGGTTTATAGATCACATCTCTTATGAAGTCTTAATTTTATCATTCTTAATCAATGTATGACTCAAACTCACATTTGAATTCTCAATATACATGCACATTATTGTGTAGGTTGAGTAACAATTGTTGCATTTGGAGTCCCATTTGAGGCATGAGGTTCAGTTGGTTCGGTGGAAAACGTTTGACGAAGGGTGGGCAAAGCGGGCGTGTTACTGCTTGCAAAAGCATGAGCGAAAATAACTTCATGAGGTGGGTTAGTTGGTTTTTTTCAAGATGTTAGGATCATCCGATGTTTTGTTGGTCAAGCTCAAGGGTATTCTAACAGCTTTGGAGATTAATTGCCTGGGATTTGGGATTTAGGAGTGTTGTCAATGAAAATGATTCTACCTTGACTATTAACCTACTTTCTTCTAGTACTGGAAACCATTTGTATGATAGTATTCTCTCCCAAATTCTAAATTGAAAGGGCAAACAGTGAAGGATTAGATTTCTTTACGAGCTATGTGAAATAAACTAGGTTGTTGACCTTTCTAATGAAGCTCATAATGTCCCTATTGGCTACATGTCTTACATGAGCCTCCTTTTATAATTATGAGTGATTTATTTCATGACTTTATGGTAGTTTCTTTTATGAGAGTTAAAGTTTGCCAGTTTTATTGTTTCATGAAGAAGGAGAATCACATTAAGAGAAATTTATCAAATATTGTTCTTTCTAAACTCCAAGGGTTCTAAAGTTAGAGATAGAAATAAGAAACTAGGGGAAATGAATGAGTATTTTGCTGTAGTCATAAAATATCGTACTAATGGACTATCAATGCTGATTGATGATCACATTTTAGTGCCTGCAAACACTTCTTTAATGATGTCATTATGGTTTTAAACTATCACAAAGTAGAAacttaaaaaaatgtattttgggACAGCATAAAATCACTATAAATTTGTAGTGCCATGGTGTCATACCATAGTACCTGGtctacattattattatttttaggcttaaatggTCAATTGGCCCCTGTAATTATAAAGGGAATCAATCCTgatccttgtaaaattttcgcatcaaattgggtccctaaaaatgtttttttaatctaattaaggacaaagtgtgctTTGGTCTGATGTGTCTTAATTTTTACACAGTCAgcatttccacgtggcttttatatttttttttaataaaaactaattccaactcatgcttaattgaaaatcaaaataaaacctTAACTAAGTCCTAATTAACGAATTTCACCCTAATTAAGCCTCAATTTCCCAAAATCCATCTGAAGTTCAGCCTTCTCGCTCTGCAACTTCAATATCATTGGCAGCAGAGGATGCAACATCACTCTCCTCCTCCAATTTAACATACAAATTCTGTATGGCTTGTTGCTGAGTGGTGAGCGCTTGCCGCAATTTCACCGATTCATTGTTTGAATTGAATTCGATttgtacatcctccgtcctcgcACCGCCACGCCAGGTCCTCCTCCATCCTTGCGCCGCCACGCCAGGTCCTCCCATCTTGTCCAGCACCATATCCGTGCGGATCTTGCCCAGATCCGTGCGCCTTTTGATTGCTCAGGGTTGGTGTGGTTCTTGCCCAGATTCGTTACGAATGTAGGCAGTATGACGTCGTCGCGGTGGTGAAAGAGAGATGGTGGAGCGGTTCACAGACGGTGGTTGCTGGTTAATGCTTCAGGGTAAGTTGGATTGCAGCTCAAAGGTGATGTTGGTGTTTTCTGCTGGTTTAAAGTTTTCCATTTGTTTCTGGAGCTTGGTTAACTGAGAAGATATAGAGAAGTTTGACTAAGGAATTGGTGGAGTAGATTGGGTATCTCATGTAGGCTTGTTATTCTCCTTaggttttcctttcttttcttccctttgGTTTTTGTTTCTTGTTTCTCCTGCGTATTAATCTACTAGGTTGAGGAGAAGAGGGCGATGAAGGATGAGAGGTTGAGGATAATATGATTTGGGGTCCTAACATAATTAACAAAACACCTTTATGTTCTAATGTattttaagataaatttgggccATAACTAAGAAagcattaattttattattcataaaatcaataaaattggaagtgaaattgattaaaatattttttaagggactaaaattgatgtcaAAAAGTCCACGTGGTCATTCTcagctgactaggcttgccactggaccgttgaccggtcaaaattgagccAAATGActtaattggattaaaaaaacatttttagggacccaatttgatgcgaaaattttacaaggatcagaactgattccctttacaattacaggggtcaATTGATCATTTAAACCTTATTTTTACTAGATAATCTTCCAATGGAGTTTTATTTTATACAGGGGCGGATTTACCCCCTGGCTTGCCTGGGCCATTGCCCTggctcggggggggggggggaaataaatttttttctttggccCAGCTATGCTTTTggactaaaaaaaaaaagagagagaaagggcAAAATTTTAAGgttaggacaaaattgagggactaaaataaaaaaaacaaaagagagTGAAGGAGCTGTGAGACAGTGAGAGAGTGAACTCAGTGAAGGAGTGAGACTTGAGGGACAGAGAGAGTGAAGGAGTTGTGAGACTGTGAGAAAGTGAGAACTGAGACTTGAGATACAGCAAATTAGAAAAGTAATGGGTGAGTTTTcatatcatatatttttttagtgggTTTAGACCTATATGAGTTGGTCTAATTTCCTTCTTGAGGAAACAACTATATCTATGATCTAGTGAACAACTAGCAAATTAGAAAAGTAATCTTGATCAGCTATAGCTGGGTTCAATCAATAAATTAGAATTTTAGGTTGAGAGAGGTGGAAAATTTTATGAGAATGAATGTTTAAATTCTTTGTGTGGGGTAAGAATATTATAAGTAAAATGATAGAAGGGAATTTTGCACAAACCATTTTCTTTATGTTTATGGCTCCTTAATATTTTGGCTCAAGCCATTGTTTGTAAGAGAAGAAGATGCTAACGAAATAGAAGAGCGCCCCCTGttagaacgtgatgatggattGATGGCTATATGCCTTCTCTGTCAGTCTTTTCCTAACTTGCCCCATTCTTATCACATTTTTAAGTTTTGATCAGatttaatatatttcatatTGATAAAAGGTGATATTGGCTTCAATTATTCCCAAGTATGTAATTTTTCAATGTGATAAGACTCTCTCTAACATCCCTCTGCTACATTATCTTTATGGCTGTACTTATATGTTGGAGTTGTGTGATTAATTGAGAATGTGACATATTTGTCATTGTAATAGGCTATTCATGCCGTAACATCGCAATGCCCGCAACCGCAACCGTAATTTAAAACCCTATGTCAGAGTCAGATGTGCGCAGTTAGACTTAGGCTTAAACTTGCCCAGACTTCACAAAAATCCTGGTTCCGCCACTGATTTTATACACACATAACTCAAACTCTTACctaaaaaaatcaaacattGAATCACTTAAACGAACCGGTGGTTGGTAACCTATCCTTCTTGTTTGGAGAGACAGGTGTAACATAGATATAGTGAGTGACAAAATATAAGGACACTAGGTAGGGAATGCTATAATTATGTAGGTCATGTTTGGGCCCTTCTTTTGATTCAAGAAAGTGGATAAGGGCCTATTattctccttcttcttttttctcggCCATGGCCTTTATTAAGTTGAGCCTGTTGAGGACTTATGATTCctattcatattcatattcatatttcATAGTAAAATAGTAATGCAGGCTGGGCCAGGGGCACGTGTGCTGAGAAGAAACCAATACAAGATGACACGTTATAGTTTgaccaagaaaaaaaatgaatggtTATATATAAACTTTATTttactttgaccaaaaaaaaaaaaactttattttaCTACTTACTGGAAAGTGATTAAtatatgagattaatttctatgcaccgacggtgtaaatatgttttacaccatcattcaatcacattcctccattttgttagcttacaattaattttaaatttaagaatatctaaaaataggaaatggaaggttgtgattgaatgatggtgtaaaactttttacaccgccggtgcatagaaattaatctcttaataTATACCAAGAacgttaaaaaaattaaaaaatattgagaAGGGTATTGCAATAAATCACGCAAACGTATGATATGATATATCACGGGGGGCTGCAAATCACTACCCTTCATTATGCCACGATTAATGGCAACCTTGGGGTCCCACCATCTCATGTCCCTTTCttctatatttaatatttttttcttaaactaAAAAGTGCTATTTTTAACAAGAAATAAACTTCAACATTACAATTCATTTGATAAAGAATCAAATTTATGTCTTGAAATTTATTAGATCTTTATTTGCAAGAAGAAATGTGAGTAAAATAAGCTATTAAAAGTAGTTTTCATTAGGTATATGTTTGGATACGGGTTAACAGGATTATAGATTAACATCACCATTCATTTTAGGGTAAATAataagggttgtctaaatgaccatgGTAGAATttaggttaaataactcatgatctaggtggaccaatcacatttaagataaattagttgaatttttaaaatttatttattaatttatttagggttaaatatgacTTAGGTCCCTGACTtatacacataaatataaaatggtaccCAAAAATACACAAAAGCTTTAGTCCTTAATTTTTTTCACATCTATTTCAGTCCCACAAAAATATCTCATGGTTTGTATTTGCCATAGTTTGTATTTAGCAAAGATAATACCACGTAGGTTCACCTTGCCATAGATTGCTCCTCCTCGTTTGTACTTAGCAAAGACAATATTACCACGTCAATTTCATACAGATGTACAAAACATGAATTTATGAAACATAAAAAGGTGAATTCACGAAGGGTTGCATAAGATAGTTAAGTTACCCATGGCTGCGTTCTTTGATAACCCCATGGTTGCATAAGCTGGACAATGATTTCAAGGTGAATTtttaggttttgaaataattgtGTGGGGAGGAGGACTAAATTTAAGGGAAGAAAATTTTGAGGGATCAAAATAGATGTGAAAAATAATTCAAAGGCCTAAAACCTTTGCGCTTTTTTTAGGTACCATTTTAGATTATTTGTATAAGTTAGGGATCAAAAACATATTTGACTCTGAATAaatcaattaataaaatatagaaaattcaaccaatttatcttaaatgtgattggtccacctagatcatgggttatttaacccaaattttatatttgaattaaaatgagatttaaacatagtcttaattaatGTCTTGCTAAACTATGAGCTAATTGTTTTACAATCACACGCTTTTAATTCATCATGTCATGATAGGGGAAAAATATTATAGCAAATTCATCAACGCATGGCTGGTAGTGGGCAGGGCGAGAGGGAGTTCAAGGCCGAGGTGGAGATTATTAGCCGTATCCATCATCGACATTTGGTCTTGTTACTTGGTTACTGTGTTTTCGAGCAGCAAAGAGTGCTTATCTACGAGTACGTTCCTAACGAGAATTATATGTGTGTTAGGTTGAGTCGGATCAACTCATTTATGTCGGTTCGAAGAGTAG
This portion of the Lotus japonicus ecotype B-129 chromosome 3, LjGifu_v1.2 genome encodes:
- the LOC130747553 gene encoding polyprenol reductase 2-like, giving the protein MEVLLVQLLRLAWIAATLPIIIASIPTPKLNWLRRTLLGFARRGKIMHSSSQKFTIPQRFFLHFYAVASIWTTFLLAMTWVYAYRMVPNVSESFSYSTITSYLTGGSSFRTGSDKLREIYAAWEAVFLLLLMEVQVLRRLYESIYVFNYSPSARMHILGYLTGMFFYIAAPLSLCGDCAIEAFGLLENLLTEFIVKGKNQMQGTELEFFQVLSPLIKLGWKHWIGLAVFSWGWIHQYRCHRILGSLRDSRQVDEYVIPRGDWFEIVSSPHYLSEIVIYASFVVATGGTNLTIWLLFVFVVANLTFAAVETHNWYHQKFEDYPNSRLAIIPFVL